The DNA region ACATCCCTCTTATGAAGGCAAGCATGAGTTTGGAGTTCCAATAACATTTCCAATATGAAATCAAGCGACGCTGAGTAAAATTAACTGAATGTTCAATTCTGCCAAATAAGTTGAAGCACATAGATATCAGTCTAAACGCAAAAACAGTACACCAAAAGGGAACCTCAACATGACTAATGCtctttatttgaacacctaTCAGCTAAATGAGCATCATACATTGCATTTTAAATCACCAGGTCATTCCTAGAAAGATAATTCTTTCCATCCACCATAGTTCTCCTCATCATATCTTCTAGAAGCTGCTTCTCTGCAAAAAACAAATTGTCGATTCACCACACACTACCTCGAATCTAGTCAAAAACGGAAGTTCTGGTTAAGTTTGGTAAGCTATAAACATTGATACCTGAGGCTCAGGAGTGAAAGTAATTCCAATTATGATCTCCCCGCGATATTCCTGGTCCTTGTTGACAACATTGTAGGCAGTCGGAGGAAGCCTTCCATCAGCGAACAATGGCTCCAAAGGAACGCTACATTGGCCATAGATAAATTAGACATCGAACCATACACGTTTTACATAGCTTCACCAGAGATAGAACACTATAACAGGGTGCAAATAACTTTTGAGTGACCTTATAAAGatggaaatgaaaaaaaatgacaaattttTTAGTACTCACATTGCTTCGCCAACAAAGTCATCCTTGGTAAAGGTATCTTTGTCCATTATTTtcaaacgaagctcagaaacatCATCCGTAACTGTGAACAAAAAACTTTCATTCCATTCGGGGTCACATCCTTTCCCTGCATGTATGATTTTTAATCACAGTTAATCGAAGACAACACCAGATGGATCCGATCGGAATGTGcacaaacaatatatatagcatatatatatatacaagggGTAGCTACAACTGTATACCTTTAGCCACGGTGCTTTTCTTCTCTTGGGTCTTCACAGTGAAAATAACATAGGGATCCATCTTATTAACTGTTACAAAGTATTCAACCCATGACATACATACATTAATTAGCACTATTCAGAAATCAAATGCAAACAAATTTAACTGAGCGGCGTGTTCAAATCAGAAATCAAAATAACATATCATATATATAGACGAAAAATTGCTTAAAAACCCTTTAAGAAAATGATTTATGCGCAACATTTTTCTCCTTTTGTTCACCCCTTTTCCTCGTTTTGGCCATCGGattgaattaatcaaacaaaaacaatgGTAATATTGAAAAAGGTGTGTGCTTGTCATTTGGGTATCTTTATTCTCTTTTGTTTTGGGAAATGTATGTTCATCTTTTGCCGATTACAGGAAAATGAAATGCATCTACCAACATATaagaaaaatacaaacaaatggATTAGACATAAAGATCATGCTAGTGAGGAGAAAACGAACACCAGAAATAAAATCATATCTTTTCTGCATCACTTGATATTACCAAGAATCAGTGAAAAGGGtttttaaaaaattgatgattttttgtttg from Malus domestica chromosome 01, GDT2T_hap1 includes:
- the LOC103406849 gene encoding 16 kDa phloem protein 2-like, with product MPLGTLEVLLVEAKGLKNKDFLFNKMDPYVIFTVKTQEKKSTVAKGKGCDPEWNESFLFTVTDDVSELRLKIMDKDTFTKDDFVGEAIVPLEPLFADGRLPPTAYNVVNKDQEYRGEIIIGITFTPEEAASRRYDEENYGGWKELSF